From the Selenomonas timonae genome, one window contains:
- a CDS encoding HNH endonuclease — protein sequence MPRKPKRPCRMTGCPNLTDRKSCYCEEHEKTMQRHYDHFTRGYDQHERYGSAWRRIRDRHLSAHPLCECCKERGRYVLATLVHHIRPLADGGTHDESNLMSLCVSCHERIHQRKAPK from the coding sequence ATGCCGAGAAAGCCGAAGCGCCCCTGCCGCATGACAGGATGCCCGAATCTTACAGATCGAAAAAGCTGTTATTGCGAGGAGCACGAGAAAACGATGCAGCGGCACTATGACCACTTCACGCGTGGGTACGATCAGCACGAGAGATACGGCAGTGCATGGCGCAGGATTCGCGACCGTCACTTGTCAGCGCATCCGCTGTGTGAGTGTTGCAAGGAGCGAGGCAGATACGTTCTCGCGACGCTTGTGCATCATATTCGACCTCTCGCCGACGGCGGCACGCACGATGAGAGCAATTTGATGTCGCTCTGCGTGTCTTGTCATGAGCGGATTCATCAACGGAAAGCACCAAAATAA
- a CDS encoding type II toxin-antitoxin system RelE/ParE family toxin, producing the protein MLDLVTTTQFRKDLKKLRKRGADIQKLDDVLKMLCAEKQLPERYRDHALVGDYIGFRECHIMPDWLLLYAIDKGKLILTASRTGSHSDLF; encoded by the coding sequence ATGCTTGATCTCGTCACCACCACGCAGTTCCGCAAGGATTTAAAGAAGCTGCGCAAACGTGGGGCAGATATACAAAAGCTGGATGATGTTCTGAAAATGCTCTGCGCGGAAAAACAACTGCCCGAAAGGTATCGGGATCACGCACTCGTTGGTGATTACATTGGTTTTCGCGAATGCCACATCATGCCGGACTGGCTACTCCTATATGCCATCGACAAAGGAAAACTGATTCTGACCGCTTCCCGCACGGGTTCACATAGCGATCTCTTCTAG
- a CDS encoding type II toxin-antitoxin system RelB/DinJ family antitoxin — protein sequence MSKTATINMRIEPTIKAQAETVFSSFGISVTDAINIFLHASIMEGGFPFQPKQPRYNRETLLAMQEARDIMDGKIEPKRYPSLSALMDDLDAEDAHA from the coding sequence ATGTCCAAGACCGCAACAATCAATATGCGCATCGAACCGACAATCAAAGCGCAAGCTGAAACCGTTTTTTCCAGTTTCGGTATCTCCGTGACCGACGCCATTAACATCTTCCTGCACGCATCCATCATGGAGGGAGGCTTTCCCTTCCAACCGAAACAGCCCCGTTATAATAGGGAAACACTTCTTGCCATGCAGGAAGCACGCGACATCATGGATGGTAAAATTGAGCCGAAGCGTTATCCGTCGCTGTCCGCACTGATGGATGATCTGGATGCGGAGGATGCCCATGCTTGA
- a CDS encoding P27 family phage terminase small subunit: MARDGTNRGGRRIRAGDKPEALADKIAGGRTAHIMEFPMTELDGTDLVDVADLYGEEMPTPSEFLSARQRNGKPLGADEIFRETWLWLKERGCERLVNPRLIESYAQAFARFIQCEEAMSQYGLIGKHPTTGGAIASPFVQMGQAFQKQSNLLWYEIFDIVKQNCTTTFVGSPQEDRMERLLRSRK, translated from the coding sequence ATGGCGCGTGACGGAACAAATCGCGGAGGACGGCGCATCCGGGCGGGAGACAAACCCGAAGCACTGGCAGACAAGATTGCGGGCGGGCGCACCGCGCACATCATGGAGTTTCCAATGACAGAACTGGATGGAACAGACCTTGTGGATGTCGCCGATCTCTACGGCGAGGAAATGCCAACCCCGAGTGAGTTCCTGTCGGCACGGCAGCGCAACGGCAAGCCGCTCGGTGCAGATGAGATTTTCCGTGAGACATGGCTGTGGCTGAAAGAGCGCGGCTGTGAGCGGCTCGTGAATCCACGGCTCATTGAAAGCTACGCGCAGGCATTTGCCCGCTTCATCCAGTGCGAGGAGGCAATGAGTCAATACGGGCTCATCGGCAAGCATCCGACCACAGGAGGGGCGATTGCAAGCCCCTTTGTCCAGATGGGGCAGGCATTCCAGAAGCAGTCCAATCTGCTCTGGTATGAGATATTCGACATCGTAAAGCAGAACTGCACCACCACATTCGTCGGTTCTCCGCAGGAGGATCGGATGGAACGGCTTCTGCGTTCGAGGAAGTAA
- a CDS encoding site-specific DNA-methyltransferase, protein MNKTTSEMKLVPISKLVPYANNARTHSPEQINKLRGSLREFGFVSPVIIDKDYGILAGHGRVAAARAEGIESVPCVFVDHLTEAQKKAYILADNRFALDAGWDEDMLRVEMEALQGMDYDISLTGFDEAEIADLLSLDDGDAQEDDFDVDAELAKPCVARSGDVWHLGKHRVICGDSTLPETYERLLGSEKVNLVCTDPPYMIQLESTSGKIKNDDLNDKDAYEFLKSAFIAFHSAMATDASIYVFYATAKARIFHDAYEDAGFKVGAGLVWKKDRLVLTRTDWKYIHEPIIWGWRKDGRHRWYGDQKQTTVFAFDRIKDSKKDGCGHPSSKPVPLIAYLVKQCTQTNGIVLDGFLGSASTLIACEQLNRICYGVELEPKFVDVAVERYIQSKGGNAEDVFLERDGERIPYADVLKAKEES, encoded by the coding sequence TTGAATAAAACAACATCGGAGATGAAGCTAGTTCCAATCAGCAAGCTCGTCCCGTATGCCAACAATGCACGGACGCACTCGCCCGAACAGATCAACAAGCTGCGCGGAAGTCTACGCGAGTTCGGATTCGTCAGTCCCGTCATCATCGACAAGGACTATGGCATTCTCGCAGGACACGGACGTGTTGCGGCAGCGCGGGCGGAGGGGATAGAGAGCGTTCCCTGTGTCTTTGTCGATCATCTGACCGAGGCTCAGAAGAAAGCGTACATCCTCGCAGACAACCGCTTCGCACTTGACGCGGGCTGGGATGAAGATATGCTGCGCGTTGAGATGGAAGCCCTGCAGGGGATGGACTACGACATCTCACTCACAGGCTTCGACGAAGCCGAGATTGCCGACCTGCTCTCACTGGATGACGGTGATGCGCAGGAAGATGACTTCGACGTGGATGCAGAACTCGCAAAGCCTTGTGTCGCTCGGTCGGGTGATGTGTGGCATCTCGGCAAGCACCGTGTTATCTGTGGCGATTCCACACTGCCGGAGACATATGAGCGGCTGCTCGGCAGTGAGAAAGTCAACCTTGTCTGCACGGACCCGCCGTACATGATCCAGCTTGAAAGCACGTCCGGGAAGATCAAGAACGATGATCTGAATGACAAGGACGCCTACGAGTTCCTCAAATCTGCCTTTATCGCCTTTCACTCGGCGATGGCGACGGACGCATCCATCTACGTTTTCTACGCAACAGCAAAAGCCCGCATCTTTCATGACGCTTATGAGGATGCGGGCTTTAAAGTTGGTGCGGGACTCGTTTGGAAGAAAGACCGCCTTGTCCTCACACGGACGGACTGGAAATACATCCACGAGCCAATCATCTGGGGATGGAGGAAGGACGGACGGCATAGGTGGTACGGCGATCAGAAGCAGACCACTGTCTTTGCATTCGATCGCATCAAGGACTCGAAGAAGGACGGATGCGGACATCCGTCCTCGAAGCCCGTTCCGCTCATCGCGTATCTCGTCAAGCAGTGTACACAGACGAATGGTATCGTTCTCGACGGATTCCTTGGTTCGGCATCGACACTGATTGCCTGTGAGCAGTTGAACCGTATCTGCTACGGCGTGGAACTTGAGCCGAAATTCGTGGATGTCGCTGTCGAGCGATACATTCAGAGCAAAGGCGGGAATGCCGAAGATGTGTTTTTGGAACGTGACGGTGAGCGCATTCCGTATGCGGATGTGTTAAAAGCGAAGGAGGAATCGTGA
- a CDS encoding N-acetylmuramoyl-L-alanine amidase family protein has protein sequence MRVFLNPGHAPNGNPDPGAFGYGLRECDVAKNVADLVAGYLSAAGVEVVGNLQSDSLHEVVSASNRVDADVFVSIHCNACNGTANGTEVWHYYGSGEGEKLAQCIQNQIVDALGTVDRGVKGAKPGVNGLYVLSNTDAVAVLVELAFIDHAGDAELLRSQQDEFARAIARGVTDYEGEC, from the coding sequence ATGCGTGTGTTTTTGAATCCGGGTCATGCACCGAACGGGAATCCAGATCCCGGTGCGTTTGGGTATGGGCTGCGAGAGTGTGATGTGGCAAAGAACGTCGCTGACCTTGTTGCGGGCTATCTGAGTGCCGCAGGTGTCGAGGTGGTCGGCAACTTGCAGTCCGATAGTCTGCATGAGGTCGTATCGGCCTCCAACCGTGTGGATGCCGATGTGTTTGTCTCCATTCACTGCAACGCCTGTAACGGCACGGCAAACGGAACGGAGGTCTGGCACTACTACGGAAGCGGAGAGGGAGAGAAACTGGCACAGTGCATCCAGAATCAGATTGTGGATGCACTCGGAACCGTGGATCGCGGCGTGAAGGGGGCAAAGCCCGGTGTCAACGGTCTGTACGTTCTGAGCAACACCGATGCGGTCGCTGTGCTCGTGGAACTTGCGTTTATCGACCATGCGGGTGACGCAGAGCTTCTGCGTTCGCAGCAGGATGAATTTGCCCGCGCCATTGCGCGTGGGGTAACGGACTATGAAGGAGAGTGTTGA
- a CDS encoding DUF4314 domain-containing protein, producing MRFPSREQIAALRERYPHGTRVELLSMDDPQAPPTGTRGEVMGVDDAGQLLVRWETGSSLSLIPGVDSFHIVQKGDRS from the coding sequence ATGCGGTTTCCGAGTAGAGAGCAGATTGCCGCACTTCGAGAGCGGTACCCGCACGGGACGAGAGTGGAACTCCTCTCGATGGACGATCCGCAAGCCCCGCCGACGGGGACGAGGGGCGAGGTCATGGGCGTCGATGACGCGGGACAGCTTCTCGTTCGGTGGGAGACAGGATCGTCACTGAGCCTGATCCCCGGTGTGGACTCTTTCCACATCGTGCAGAAAGGCGACAGATCATGA
- a CDS encoding DUF5049 domain-containing protein — MNEKVVSQIMDIRNSGRVNMFDVPRVQRMAFEMGFYELVCFIEEDRATYVRFILTGEK; from the coding sequence ATGAACGAGAAGGTTGTTTCCCAGATCATGGACATCCGCAACTCCGGGCGGGTGAATATGTTCGACGTCCCCAGAGTTCAGCGGATGGCGTTCGAGATGGGGTTCTACGAACTGGTCTGCTTCATCGAGGAAGACCGTGCGACGTATGTACGATTTATCCTCACGGGTGAAAAATAG
- a CDS encoding Nmad4 family putative nucleotide modification protein — MRNAEARWPKTTTMEHLDEMRFGTSGAILRYGEQILVVGMECWGFHAAVYEMVETPEETGFADIECRLNLVEAATELFEDGGHAMAWCMKRI; from the coding sequence ATGAGAAACGCAGAAGCAAGATGGCCGAAGACCACCACGATGGAGCACCTCGATGAGATGCGGTTCGGAACGAGCGGCGCGATCCTTCGCTACGGCGAGCAGATCCTTGTCGTCGGGATGGAATGCTGGGGCTTCCACGCAGCCGTCTACGAGATGGTCGAAACGCCAGAGGAGACAGGCTTCGCGGACATTGAATGCCGCTTGAACCTTGTCGAAGCCGCCACCGAGCTTTTCGAGGACGGCGGTCACGCGATGGCTTGGTGCATGAAGCGCATCTAA
- a CDS encoding terminase TerL endonuclease subunit produces the protein MRKLTDYKPTKFMAEESHYDKAAADYAVGFIECLCHTKGTWAGKPFELIDWQERIIRDIFGILKPSGYRQFNTAYVEIPKKQGKQLALNTKIPTPNGFTTMGDIRVGDTVFDENGQPCRVVAKSDVDDTEQAYRLTFRDGSSIVAGERHLWNVDYIIGEPRSVLWTTGEIYRRTMEYRERYRGNAKDVHRSVIRIPAAKTLQIEKRNLPVTRSCFHYLADIVPLSERVPMQCIQVDSRSHCYLVGESFVPTHNSELAAAVALLLCCGDGEERAEVYGCAADRQQASIVFEVAADMVRMCPALGKRVKILASQKRMVYLPTNSFYQVLSAEAYSKHGFNIHGVVFDELHTQPNRKLFDVMTKGSGDARMQPLYFLITTAGTDTQSICYETHQKAKDILEGRKIDPTFYPVIYGAKEDEDWTDPEVWKRSNPSLGITVGIDKVQAACDSARQNPAEENSFRQLRLNQWVKQSVRWMPMDKWDACATPVDAESLEGRVCYGGLDLSSTMDITAFVLVFPPTEENEPFAVLPYFWIPEENIDLRVRRDHVPYDVWERQGFLQTTEGNVVHYGFIEMFIEKLGEKYNIREIAFDRWGAVQMVQNLEGMGFTVVPFGQGFKDMSPPTKELMKLTLEKTIAHGGHPVMRWMADNIFIRTDPAGNIKADKEKSMEKIDGVIALIMALDRAIRCGNDTSESVYESRGVWVF, from the coding sequence TTGCGGAAACTGACGGACTACAAGCCGACAAAGTTCATGGCAGAGGAATCGCACTATGACAAAGCCGCTGCGGACTATGCTGTGGGCTTTATCGAGTGCCTGTGCCATACGAAGGGGACGTGGGCAGGAAAGCCCTTCGAACTCATCGACTGGCAGGAGCGCATTATCCGAGACATTTTCGGAATTTTGAAGCCGAGCGGGTATCGCCAGTTCAACACGGCGTATGTTGAGATTCCCAAGAAACAGGGAAAACAGTTGGCACTCAATACGAAAATCCCGACACCGAACGGATTCACTACAATGGGTGATATTCGTGTGGGAGATACCGTTTTTGACGAAAACGGACAGCCCTGCCGAGTTGTCGCCAAGAGCGATGTGGATGATACGGAGCAAGCCTATCGATTGACCTTCCGCGACGGATCGTCCATCGTGGCAGGGGAGCGGCATCTCTGGAATGTGGATTACATCATCGGTGAGCCGCGCTCCGTACTTTGGACAACGGGCGAAATCTACCGTCGGACGATGGAATATCGCGAGCGATATAGGGGGAATGCAAAAGATGTGCATCGCTCTGTTATCCGTATCCCTGCGGCAAAGACGCTGCAGATCGAGAAAAGAAACCTGCCCGTCACTCGCTCCTGTTTTCATTATCTGGCAGACATTGTGCCGCTCTCAGAGAGAGTCCCCATGCAGTGCATTCAAGTGGACAGCAGAAGCCATTGTTATCTGGTAGGGGAATCCTTCGTTCCAACGCACAACAGCGAACTTGCCGCCGCCGTTGCACTTCTTCTTTGCTGCGGCGATGGGGAGGAGCGTGCCGAGGTGTATGGCTGTGCTGCTGATCGTCAGCAAGCAAGCATCGTATTCGAGGTCGCAGCAGATATGGTGCGGATGTGTCCCGCACTCGGCAAGCGGGTGAAGATCCTCGCCTCCCAGAAGCGGATGGTGTATCTGCCGACGAACAGCTTCTATCAGGTGCTTTCGGCAGAGGCGTACTCGAAACACGGCTTCAATATACACGGGGTTGTGTTTGACGAGCTGCATACACAGCCGAACCGCAAGCTCTTTGACGTTATGACGAAAGGCTCCGGCGATGCGCGTATGCAGCCGCTCTACTTCCTCATCACTACGGCGGGGACGGATACGCAGTCCATCTGCTACGAGACACACCAGAAAGCAAAGGATATTCTCGAAGGGCGAAAGATTGATCCGACCTTCTATCCCGTGATCTACGGAGCGAAGGAGGATGAGGATTGGACAGACCCGGAGGTCTGGAAACGATCGAATCCGTCGCTCGGGATTACAGTCGGCATCGACAAGGTACAGGCAGCCTGTGACTCTGCACGGCAGAATCCCGCCGAGGAGAACAGCTTCCGTCAGCTGCGTTTGAATCAGTGGGTGAAGCAGTCTGTACGGTGGATGCCGATGGATAAGTGGGATGCGTGCGCCACACCTGTGGATGCCGAGTCCTTGGAGGGGCGCGTCTGCTACGGCGGTCTTGACCTTTCCTCCACGATGGATATTACGGCATTTGTTCTTGTATTCCCTCCGACGGAGGAAAATGAGCCGTTTGCCGTGCTTCCGTATTTCTGGATTCCCGAGGAGAACATTGACCTGCGTGTGCGGCGTGATCATGTGCCGTATGACGTGTGGGAGAGGCAAGGTTTCCTGCAAACGACAGAGGGAAATGTGGTTCACTACGGATTCATCGAGATGTTCATCGAGAAACTGGGTGAGAAGTACAATATCCGCGAGATTGCCTTCGACCGATGGGGCGCGGTGCAGATGGTGCAGAACCTTGAGGGCATGGGATTCACCGTTGTTCCATTCGGGCAGGGCTTCAAGGATATGAGCCCGCCGACCAAGGAACTGATGAAGCTGACCTTGGAAAAGACAATAGCGCACGGCGGGCATCCCGTCATGCGCTGGATGGCAGACAACATCTTCATTCGCACCGACCCTGCGGGGAACATCAAGGCAGATAAGGAGAAATCTATGGAGAAGATCGACGGTGTGATCGCACTTATCATGGCACTGGATCGTGCGATCCGTTGCGGGAATGATACGTCGGAATCGGTGTATGAGAGCCGTGGTGTGTGGGTGTTTTAG
- a CDS encoding phage portal protein yields the protein MNLFSKLFRSRDKPTNHLGGLSFLFGQTAAGKAVNERTAMQTTAVYACVRILAESIAGLPLHVYKYKGQGKERVPEHPLYFLLHDAPNPEMTSFVFRETLMAHLLLWGNAYAQILRDGRGRVLGLYPMLPDKMDVSRDSRTGELYYTYMRSTEENPNFADKGQIRLRHEDVLHIPGLGFDGLVGYSPIAMAKNAIGIALATEEYGAAFFKNGARPGGVLEHPGVLKDPSKLRESWHAVYGGTMNTGRIAVLEEGVKYQQIAIPPEEAQFLETRKFQIDEIARLYRVPPHMIGDLEKSSFSNIEQQSLEFVKYTLNPWVVRWEQSLQKALLTDKERADYFIRFNVDGLLRGDYKSRMEGYAIGRQNGWLSANDIRSLEDMNPIEADEGGDLYLINGNMTKLRDAGLFAARQKGVSDET from the coding sequence ATGAACCTATTTAGCAAACTCTTCCGTTCGCGGGACAAGCCTACGAATCATCTTGGCGGCTTGTCCTTTTTGTTTGGGCAGACGGCGGCGGGCAAGGCAGTCAACGAACGGACGGCAATGCAGACGACGGCAGTATACGCCTGTGTCCGCATCCTCGCTGAATCCATCGCAGGACTGCCGCTTCACGTATATAAATACAAAGGGCAGGGCAAAGAGCGCGTGCCGGAACATCCGCTGTACTTCCTGCTCCACGATGCGCCTAATCCCGAGATGACGAGTTTCGTATTCCGCGAGACACTTATGGCACATCTCCTTCTGTGGGGAAATGCCTATGCCCAGATACTTCGGGATGGCAGGGGGCGTGTCCTTGGACTCTATCCGATGCTCCCGGACAAGATGGATGTGAGCCGTGACAGCCGTACGGGGGAGCTCTACTACACCTATATGCGAAGCACGGAGGAGAATCCGAATTTTGCGGACAAGGGGCAGATTCGTCTGCGCCATGAGGATGTTCTGCATATCCCGGGACTCGGCTTCGACGGTCTGGTTGGCTACAGTCCCATCGCTATGGCAAAGAATGCCATCGGCATTGCGCTTGCCACAGAGGAATATGGTGCCGCCTTCTTCAAGAATGGGGCGCGTCCGGGCGGTGTTCTGGAACATCCGGGTGTTCTCAAAGACCCGTCAAAGCTCCGTGAGAGTTGGCACGCCGTCTACGGCGGTACGATGAACACGGGCAGGATTGCCGTCCTTGAGGAAGGCGTGAAGTATCAGCAGATTGCCATACCGCCGGAGGAGGCGCAGTTCCTTGAGACGAGGAAGTTTCAGATCGACGAGATTGCACGTCTTTACCGTGTGCCGCCGCATATGATCGGAGACTTGGAGAAATCCTCGTTTTCGAACATCGAGCAGCAGTCCTTGGAGTTCGTGAAGTATACGTTGAATCCGTGGGTTGTGCGCTGGGAGCAGTCGCTTCAAAAAGCACTGCTGACGGACAAGGAGCGGGCAGATTACTTCATCCGCTTCAATGTGGATGGGCTTCTGCGCGGAGACTACAAGAGCCGCATGGAGGGATATGCCATCGGGCGGCAGAACGGATGGCTTTCGGCAAATGACATCCGCAGCCTTGAGGACATGAACCCCATCGAAGCGGACGAGGGCGGCGATCTGTACCTCATCAACGGGAATATGACAAAACTGAGGGACGCAGGGCTGTTTGCCGCTAGGCAGAAGGGAGTAAGTGATGAAACGTAA
- a CDS encoding head maturation protease, ClpP-related, translating to MKRKFWNWVRNEGEKRILLLDGEISDETWWGDEVTPQMFRSELHAAEGDIDLWINSPGGDCYAAAQIYNMLMEYKGNVAVKIDGIAASAASVVAMAGTTVEMSPVATIMIHNPMTVSIGDTHEMERTITFLAEIKESIINAYELKTGLSRAKISRLMDAETWMNAKKAVELGFADSVLYENREHLTGEAADGLIFSRAAVTNSLLSKFGQGTQTNNVDAEPLKRRLFSMSH from the coding sequence ATGAAACGTAAATTTTGGAACTGGGTACGGAACGAGGGGGAGAAGCGTATCTTGCTTCTGGATGGTGAAATCTCGGACGAAACGTGGTGGGGCGATGAAGTCACACCTCAGATGTTTCGTTCTGAACTGCATGCTGCCGAGGGAGATATTGACCTCTGGATCAACTCGCCGGGCGGGGACTGCTATGCGGCGGCGCAGATCTACAATATGCTCATGGAGTATAAGGGGAATGTCGCCGTCAAGATTGACGGGATTGCCGCGTCTGCCGCATCCGTCGTCGCAATGGCAGGAACAACCGTTGAGATGTCACCCGTGGCTACCATTATGATCCACAATCCGATGACCGTCTCCATCGGGGATACACACGAGATGGAGCGGACAATCACATTCCTTGCCGAGATCAAGGAGAGCATCATCAACGCCTACGAACTCAAAACAGGACTGTCCCGTGCGAAGATTTCACGGCTGATGGATGCCGAGACGTGGATGAACGCAAAGAAGGCGGTGGAGCTTGGATTTGCGGATTCCGTCCTCTATGAGAATCGGGAACATCTCACAGGCGAGGCGGCAGACGGGCTGATTTTCTCCCGTGCCGCCGTCACGAACTCCCTGCTCTCGAAATTCGGGCAGGGGACACAAACAAATAATGTCGATGCAGAGCCGCTCAAACGACGGCTCTTTTCTATGTCACATTAA
- a CDS encoding phage major capsid protein has protein sequence MDKIMAMREKRAEMWEQAKQFLDSHEKDGHLTAEDAKAYEQMENEVLALGKDIERMERQAILDAQLAKPVTAAITNLPGAGFAAEKTGRASEAYRAAMLKALRTNFRQVENVLQEGVDANGGYLVPEEYDQRLIDVLNEENVLRPLATTITTSGEHKINIAATKPAAAWIEEGAALTFGDATFAQIVLDAHKLHVAVKVTEELLYDNAFKLENYLIEQFGKALGNAEEDAFLNGDGTHKPKGLLTSAKTSVTTAAADIKADELVTLVYSLKRPYRKNASFIVNDQTLASIRKLKDANGAYFWQPSYQMGEPDRLLGYPVYSSAYMPSIAAGKTVIAFGDYSYYNIGDRGTRSLQELKELFAGNGMVGYVMKERVDGKLVLEEAVQTLKMKG, from the coding sequence ATGGATAAGATCATGGCAATGCGCGAGAAGCGTGCAGAAATGTGGGAACAGGCAAAGCAGTTTCTGGATTCTCATGAGAAAGACGGGCATCTCACAGCCGAGGATGCCAAAGCATACGAGCAAATGGAGAATGAGGTGCTCGCACTCGGAAAGGACATCGAGCGCATGGAGCGTCAGGCGATTCTCGATGCGCAGCTGGCAAAGCCAGTAACGGCGGCAATTACCAATCTGCCGGGCGCGGGATTTGCCGCTGAAAAGACGGGACGTGCAAGCGAGGCATACCGTGCGGCGATGCTGAAGGCTCTTCGCACGAACTTCCGTCAGGTGGAGAACGTCCTGCAGGAGGGTGTGGATGCAAACGGCGGCTATCTCGTTCCCGAGGAATACGACCAGCGTCTGATCGACGTTCTGAATGAGGAGAACGTCCTGCGTCCGCTTGCAACGACGATCACCACGAGTGGGGAGCACAAGATCAATATCGCCGCCACAAAACCTGCGGCTGCGTGGATTGAGGAGGGTGCAGCACTTACCTTCGGGGACGCGACCTTTGCCCAGATCGTTCTCGACGCGCACAAGCTCCATGTCGCGGTCAAGGTGACGGAGGAACTGCTCTATGACAACGCCTTCAAGCTTGAGAACTACCTCATTGAGCAGTTCGGCAAGGCACTCGGCAACGCAGAGGAGGATGCTTTCCTGAACGGCGATGGGACGCACAAGCCGAAGGGGCTTCTCACCTCGGCAAAGACATCCGTCACCACGGCGGCGGCAGACATCAAGGCGGACGAACTCGTGACGCTCGTCTACAGCCTCAAGCGTCCCTACCGCAAGAATGCGTCGTTCATCGTCAACGATCAGACCCTTGCAAGCATCCGAAAGCTCAAGGACGCGAACGGTGCGTATTTCTGGCAGCCGTCGTACCAGATGGGCGAACCCGACCGTCTGCTCGGCTACCCCGTCTATTCCTCGGCATATATGCCGAGCATCGCGGCGGGCAAGACCGTCATCGCGTTCGGCGATTACTCCTACTACAACATCGGCGACCGTGGGACACGTTCCCTGCAGGAACTCAAGGAGCTGTTTGCGGGCAACGGCATGGTCGGCTACGTTATGAAGGAACGTGTGGACGGCAAACTCGTTCTTGAGGAAGCTGTGCAGACGCTCAAGATGAAGGGCTGA
- a CDS encoding head-tail connector protein, protein MLVPLAAVKQYLRIDGDEEDDLLMHFTETAEQICTALLRVKKLSKVEDQAIVRVAVLYAVSYLYEHREEADHRGLALTLRSLLFGVRKEVF, encoded by the coding sequence ATGCTTGTGCCGCTTGCAGCAGTCAAGCAGTATCTGCGCATTGACGGGGATGAGGAGGACGATCTCCTCATGCACTTTACTGAAACGGCAGAACAGATTTGTACGGCTCTCCTGCGCGTGAAGAAGCTGTCCAAGGTTGAAGATCAGGCAATCGTGCGTGTCGCGGTGCTCTATGCCGTATCCTATCTCTATGAACATCGGGAGGAAGCGGATCACAGAGGGCTTGCGCTGACGCTGCGCTCGCTTCTCTTCGGTGTGCGGAAGGAGGTCTTTTAG
- a CDS encoding phage head closure protein: MSELRHRITILRPVTDTDDEGNILVQTTQEVGKAWALVLPFATKISDGYAEKVQEVDYRIVIRYRADVRVTDLVQWNGKRLTPIAPPYLLGGKKRWLVMECKELVEDG, from the coding sequence ATGAGCGAACTGCGTCACCGAATCACTATTCTGCGTCCCGTCACAGATACGGACGATGAGGGGAATATCCTCGTGCAAACAACACAAGAAGTCGGTAAAGCGTGGGCGCTTGTTCTTCCGTTTGCGACGAAAATCTCGGACGGCTATGCGGAGAAGGTGCAGGAGGTGGATTACCGCATCGTCATTCGTTACCGTGCGGATGTGCGCGTGACCGACCTAGTGCAGTGGAATGGGAAGCGGCTCACACCCATTGCGCCGCCCTATCTGCTTGGCGGGAAGAAGCGATGGCTCGTGATGGAATGCAAGGAGTTGGTGGAAGATGGCTAG
- a CDS encoding HK97 gp10 family phage protein, with product MARYRGFVSAEKILSELGAEATAAAKAALERGADDVVAEAKNRCPVYTGTDKRVVKGALRDSIHKRLRRKDGSVWRIAADAESQDGVPYGVLVEFSPRINRPFLYPALDAKKDGIRSAIVDAVRSAIRRRGK from the coding sequence ATGGCTAGATACCGAGGTTTCGTCTCTGCCGAGAAGATTCTATCGGAACTCGGCGCGGAGGCGACGGCTGCGGCAAAGGCAGCACTTGAGCGCGGCGCGGACGATGTGGTCGCGGAGGCAAAGAACCGCTGTCCCGTCTATACGGGAACAGATAAGCGCGTGGTCAAAGGTGCGCTGCGGGATTCCATCCACAAACGTCTGCGCCGGAAGGACGGCTCTGTTTGGAGGATCGCGGCAGATGCGGAGTCTCAAGATGGCGTTCCCTATGGCGTACTCGTTGAGTTCAGCCCACGCATCAACCGTCCGTTTCTCTATCCCGCGCTCGATGCCAAGAAGGACGGGATCCGTTCTGCCATCGTCGATGCCGTAAGGTCTGCCATTCGGAGGAGAGGGAAATGA